Sequence from the Crassostrea angulata isolate pt1a10 chromosome 9, ASM2561291v2, whole genome shotgun sequence genome:
taaaagctaaatatagatatatccccagattacaaaaatctttataattgtggacacttaattttattaatttataaacagatgatttttccccagttatatttcttaatatattttaatcgttttttctttttacggaggacactttaagacaaaaattgctgttgcactttatgatcgaagtttcaaagggttcatcttttaaatgcatccatcttccgggctatactaaatgaaattcaatgttttgcaggagcagtcaaagcttggactggaaaatactgtttgacgatctttatcttaggatatattaagtgcaataatagattaaatacataaatcttgtattttctatcagtccaaactaatgtgcagtgtaattaatatacaagagagagagagagagagagagagagacagacagacagacagacagacagagaaaataagtaagatttttttcaaatgggttataatattggaagtgatattgattttcatcatggatggacagtgcattcattttgcttttaaaggtgcatgtctgtctcctattctattgtgacatagcgaagggaaggggattggggtgtttagcacttcttataacaatagattgttttgattatcctgggggcatagtgtgttgttgacacatttcttattgaagtgcaaactaattggagtaaattgtttaaatgattaaaaactcttaataacaacactctttaaaatgttatgaaattgtgctgttatctttagtaatataaacaattcaaaaatgaattttaaaaaaccttttttaataaaacatgtacaattaaaacatttttttctttataattagaattatttctttcttctttaaaaataaatttaatcaagttcaatttcaactattcatttattcatcacatttttaaaagtgaacatgcatgaatatgcatagtaatgcaaagtaatgccatgtaatgccagcattacactagattttggaaagtaatgcattacattagcattacttgtaatgctaattttgaggcattacacattactagcattactttgaaaacatgtaatgcattgcaatgcattaccattacatttagcattaccccaagcctgatagatagatagatagatagatagatagatagatagatagatagatagatagatagatagatagatggaaatagatagatagatagatagatagatagatagatagatagatagaaagagatagatagattgatagatagatagatagatttcAGTTGGGATGTATAACGTAAAGATACCTCAATATCATCTTTTAACGAGCAAATCATAGAAGCATGtaccaattaaaaaaatgacaaatgcATATCCATTGTGAAGAAGTATTATCAGttacttaaaataaatacataaaagtGCTTTCAAGCAGTTGCTGCAcgaaaatgcttaaaaatattcatttctgaTTTGCAAAACATATACACTGTATGTTTAATGTAAGGTTTAAAGTTcattaaatgtatttcatatatatatatgaaagcaGTTTAATTAATGTCTCTTCAAAGACCTTGATGTGTACCCTGCAACCCTTTTATTTCGGCGATGAAGGCGATACCTGTACTTGTATATATCAAACGCTACTTAAACTCtttcatataaaaattctttcaaatctTCTATATGTTGTCGGTACAAAAaccttaaaagaaaaaaaatgtcgatGAAAAGTAAAATAGTACAACATTTGGTATTAAACGATTGATTTTTTTGTAGTTGACAAACGAAATTGAACAGTGTTTGAAATGTCCTTTTATTATTTGGGCTTGGTTTaggtttaattttttcttttcttttttatctttttttttgttgttgttaagtATGGCTGTGTACGGTGCGAttaagaatgattttttttttaattaatagtGTAGGTAAATTAAACAACAAAGTTTTAAAGTAACTGCGATAGCTCTTGTCGTAAATCTTAAATGGAGAGAACTAATATAAGctatttttgtatatactggTCAATTCACACTGTATGAATACgtattacacatgtatgtatgttttgaataaaatacttttatgtAAACGGATGGCGTAAACTTTGTACTTATATTCCAAATTTTATTGTGTATTActctatttacatgtactatagtgaattttgaattaattgGGTTTGATACAACATTTACCATACTACCTTActgtaaattcaaaatgtacCATATGACCACAGAAAAATATATCGATATTTTAAACTATATATTACACGTGTACATTGTATAATTATTCTGCATATTGGTCTTAACTGATTTactataataattcatttttttatgttttggaCCAAAAAGTCtggaatttattattttgtttttctagttttctctttttctttttctccaaGGACGAGACAGCTTGTGTACTGTTTCCTTGGCAACAGGGCGGACGATCCCATCACTCTGCCATTACGGCGAGCATAATTGGACGGTATGCTGTTTtcgtaattctttttttaatatgaatttgatattcaatccaatttgttttcaataaatagtgcttaaatttaaaacacgatattaacacaaataaaaacaaagaaacaagaAGACAAACAATTAAATAGACAAACAAACAAAGTAGTTTcctatttctttataaaacttaTATCCAAATAATTAgccgatttttaaaaaaactttttgattggattgtaaatatatgagctgttttaaaaagtaaaaaaaaaaaacaaacaaaaattacagCGACTAGTCGAGTTGGTTactgcattgtaaataacattcatgtacatatatttatatataaacaacaaTATGCTTTCCTTGATGATTAATTCATCCTGGCTAGAAAGATTGCGGCAAAATTAATaagtttctgtaaaaaatagagggaatcatactcggtagatgtaaagtaaatataaaataattgatatttcaCTAAAACTACGTATGTGCATACATTCTGTTTAGTATCATTTTGATTGCAATATATAGCTAGTTTGCGTTTGATATTTACTTTGTTTCAGTTATTGGATATTGTCGGCTGAAAAATAGCGATCTTGTTTTTCATGTAGATTATACAAAGACGATTAGATGGCTCTGTCAATTTTCGAAGGAACTGGAGAGAATATGAGGACGGGTTCGGAACTTTTGACTCGGAATATTGGAtaggtaaatatatataaaaagattttaattgtttgtctcgaaaactagaaaattaaaaaaaaacatgttttaaaaaaggcttgATAAGTGTTTATGTAAGGCAGATATGATGCTGTGAAAATTAGATATCAACATCATTCGAAAATCTGCTCTTGAAGATGTATGCTGAAGGAGTGGATCCAAATTTTTCTttccggaccccccccccccccccccccatgttatCGATTTCTTAGCGTCCAGTATGCAATACAAGAGTCGTCACTTAAAAAAACTTTGATATATTACACTGAACTCCACTGAactccaaaagaaaaaaaaagattgaaaataGTTATGTAAAATCTAAAAACCAATCCCATTCGACTCGGTTTAAGCGACACAGAGTCGGCTTGTGCATGAGATATTATCGTCAAATATTTGACATTTTGTTCTCTGaaacaaacaattatttaattcgACTATTATCTCTATAAGATATGATAAATTCACTTCTGACCAATTCACGGTTATCACTGTTTTTGCATAATGAACAGTTTCTGACTATGCTTAATGTTGTTGTTCTaaagttttgtaattttatgatTATTCAAGGCAACAAAAACCTACACTACCTAACCAGTGATGGACTGACCTATCTAAGAGTAGAAATGATGATGCAGACATGTGAGTGGAGATACGCAGACTATGGCCAGTTCATCGTTAAAAGTGCGACGGATAAATACAGGTTGTTTGTTGCGAATTACTCCGGAAACGCAGGTAATAATTACCAGAACGGATttagtgccccccccccccccccccccccccgattgaGTTACATTTAATTCTGTCAGCTATGTTAAGCGTAAACCTATCcttaaatattaacattttcaactgtttttgtctgtgataacataaCGATTCAATTTTAATTGAAGCCTATAgcccaataatttcataaaagatgagcgacacaaaatgggcgtgtcttatagcataaccgaaaaacggtattggctgcgccgcatAGTAATACGTAGCAAGTGCTATATGAAAAAATAGTGGCTTTAGAATGTTGTTTTGAAGTGTGGAAATtggaaatattataaatatatataagccCTCCGGGCTTTATTGgttttgaccacgctccgaccaaaattatcacccaATAATACTCAAAGACtgattccttattcctaaaATACAAACTTTCTTATTGGTTGATCCATCCGTCAGTTTGAGTCCTCTAGTCCagcttttattttattaagaGAAACTCCTCTTCAACCGCTGCACGAAATTTCGTAAGCCTTTGTATAGGTAACCTGAATAATGTGTAGATGGGCGTGATAAAAGAAAATTCCGATTTCATCGTTTTACTGTGAATTTAGCCCCTTTTAAACTTTAAGCTAGAATTTTGCCAAATATTGAATATGACCATTGACAATTTGCAAGCGAAACTCCTCTAAATCCACTGCTTGTTTTATGAAACTATGTCTACTAGCTATAGGTATTTTTGCCACAATATGTGGATGTTCATAATACCTTTTACCCTTTTTGAACTTATAACTTTGGCCATAAAtgcatatcaaatatatatagcaATGAACAGTTTGTAAACACAGTTCCTCTTACACTATACTGACTATAGCACGGAATTTCGTAAATCTTTGTAGGTATTTAGTTTACAATGTGTAGATGTGCCAATTACTAGGAAATCACGATTCCCGTATTAATATGGGAACTTCACCCCttttgaatttacatgtagaagtaaaaaggtggaaagacctactTGAGACACAAGACTTGTTGTTCCgttgagcgatgtggcccatgggcctcttgttcccGAGTGGCGTTGTAACTGCCATGATTGTTATCgtattgttgttttattactcACACAGGAGACAGTTTCTACTATCATAACAACGCACAGTTCAGTACCTACGATTATGACCACGATACCTCGTACTCCAACTGTGCCGATAGATGCAAGGGGGGATGGTGGTATACTAAGTGTCACTTGGTAAACCTCAACGGAGAGTACGCAAACACCAACTTTCTCGAGGGCATAAACTGGCATGCCATGACGGGATTCACATACTCATTGAAGGAAGTAAGGATGATGTTGAGGCGGCCCTGATGAGTACCCCCGTTACAACTGATATAATCCCATTACAAGTGATGTGATCCcattacacgtacatgtagtgTTCCCAATTTTAAGTGGTATGATCCCATTTCAAGTGGTTTGGTCCCATTACATGTGGTGTAAACACGTTACACGTGGTGTGATTCCATTATACACGTGGTGTGATCCTATTACACTTGATGTGATCTCATTAAACGTTTAAAGTGTATTTCAACTGGTATCGTCCTATTACACGTGGTTTGATCCCATTACACGTGGTGTGATCCCATTACACTTGATGTGATCTCATTACAAGTGATGTGATCCCACTACACGTGGTGTGATCCCATTACATAAGGTTTGATTCTATTACACGTGGTGTGATCCCATTGCAAGTGGTGTGATCCCATAATTTAAAAACGTGGTTAGATATCACCGatttcaatattatatttttatgaatataacGATTGAACGAACAAATTTAGATTATGGCGtcatttacttttttcaaaGGGATTTTAGCTcatattgggagttgatttttaatcaactctcctatgcagtcactcggacaaaccgaaagtgaaacagtgtttgaacctcagcacaaatcattgctcctgacaagacttagttcttgaaaataattgatgaattcgatgtgatgtatgctaaagcattgtttttcaaggaaacttatttacaaataccttaaaaatagtcagattttaaatggtacgaacaatttaaatattttttgtagtcgtatgtatttctacgccagagttcaatatagtctcgttcaactcgacgctcggctgtctccgtaaacccttgtcggagatttacggtgtcagccgagcgtttggttgaacgagactatagttcaatattgcttggatccatacaattttcgagaaatttttcTACCACTAATACAaactttgattgaattaatcttatatttaaatattatttaacatgattcatatggagatttctcgacattctagtcgaaaaagttcaaaaattcatattataaaaatatgcgtaattcaaattaaaaactacGTATTAATACGTGTGCTTGTCATGCAAAAAaacatatcattaattttaaaataaattaacatcgacaaaatcaactcccgtcagttcttcagtactttgatattgGTATTGAAATcaccatgattttttttttttttttttttttttacaaaattgtccTAGCTGTAGAcaagttatttgaaaatttagttaaatgatCCACGTTAAGTTATTCTAATTTTGTGTACTTTTCAGATAGGATTGAATTTTCTTCTATTTCAAAAGcaatattatgtacatgtacatgtacatgtattatgagcTTTCAGAGATATGTTAACGTTGCATCTCAGTTAATTCTTGAAATAGTTTTAGTTGCATATACATAGACATAAAATTTCAGTTTatgaattgaataaatattgtattgtCACTTCAGACGAAAAAAAGGCTTTAGTAAATGGTATAACAAATATTGtgattaaaagaagaaaaactgtAGCCATTTTTATTGTGATCTGTAAATTGTACAGTCCAAGTGTTTGTAAATgaattatacatataaaatatatttaaataaaaggaTGCTACGTTTTTCTTTAGTTATAATTTTAAACGGCGTGATATATACTGTTGATTACTAATTAAACACGAGGAATCAATTTCCgcgtaaaatttttattttttggacagatgttaaactaaacaaaactgataaaaatttggccTTCGTCGTTTTTGTGCTTTGGCGATTTGATGCAGATcagttgaatcgcggaattaaatACTACTAGCGAAAATTAAGGAATCTGCGGTATACTATATAAAAAAGACAAACTTCAGAAAGAATTGACGCCTCTGTATGTTGGATCACAgaatatacaagtacatgtctCGCGTTAACATCTATGGTAAACGGTCATATAATTAAATGTAGATGTAACCATTTCAGGTATGATTACAAACCCAGAAAAAAATTCCAGGATGGGTTCGAGGGATAAATATCTTAGCCACGGGATTGCCAAGGGGGTGCGATGCctatgtatatgtaaatgtaaggAATTTGAAATTCCCGGGGGGGGGGTTAGATCTGTGCATGTATTGATATAGTAGAGATCGTTCTGAATCAGTGGTTTACATGGAGTTTTTAAATACTGTACAGTATACATgttagaaaaattaataaataatgacAAAACAGAAACTAAACACTTTTCACTTAGGTAAAATCCCCCATTTTTCATTTCAACGCTTAAATAACaagtaaataaacatttaaaataaacttgCTCAACTCTACTATGACGTTGTCTTCGCGATAAACATCAAAAAGCAATACAATTATCAGCGATTTTCTAGCGCAGTTGCACTCTTAgtcttttgatattaataaCCATTTTTTTCCCGATGACATTCGTGTTTTTATCTcattaattgaatttttcacACACAAGTAACGATTGGTTTAATTAGTCTGTTTTTGACATGATATGTTAAATGATGATtcaaaaagcaataaaaaaaggTCTGCATGGACAGGCCGTGTAATTAAACTAAGATAAGCTAAGCCTCTCTTTAAGACAGGTCAATTTTAGTCTTACTAACTTCAAACCGTATCTCTTGAAAAGGATACTGGTCGCATAcgtttatcattattgatgtgAAATTTATAacctttcttaaaaaaaaaaatgactttagttttgaaaacaaatttctaaTGAATCGCAATGTATATATCTCGTTCAGACCTTACGAACGTGCGAGAGTTCAGTTCAAAGAGCACATTGACAATGTCctttacaaaatttatatttcttgAGGATCAAAAATTTGTGCTTATGAACGTATGACAtctaatttttgtaaaggacagcAATATCAAACAAATGGAATGGGTTTTATAGAAATAATGTTCAACATATCTAGTCGTGAAGAGATGAAataagataattatgtcaaacAGAATCCTCCAGATGCATAAACCGTTTCCAGTGTGTTATCACTGGCAATGTAATTAAATTGATTGGAAGCAAAAAAGTATGATTTATGACAGCGtgtcatgcatttcttattttGCACCCGGTATTGGTGAATTGTATTAACACGCGCTTCAGCATATACGGGTTACTCCGTTCATTCAGAATGACTATTATACAAGAGACAGTGACAAATGCTGTATTGTTGTTTGcataaaaataactttaaaatgttcgatatacttgtacatgtgcATTATATTTCAAGTGCCCATTGGATTGTGTATGTTCGGTAAAGCGAATTTAATCAGAGATTGATATGTTTTTGGTTTATTTgattattacttttaaattgtatatcattGACTTGTTACTTTTTAAAGGACACAGATAGGATTTTTAGGTGTTAAAATCTTATGTTTCTTGTTTCACTGGATAGTATGGAAATAATGTCAACAATAGATGGAATCAAAACGTCTTTTACTCTTTTACATTGACAAATGCCGCTTTACTTAAAGGGACACTCGGATGAATTTTGCCCATTTACACATGCGGTAGAGGGCAATAGTCGGCTGAATAAATGGAATATTACTACTTTCTATTTTCAGCTTTTATAGTTACTGTAGATCATTCAAAAAACGTCAAGAAAATCAAGGTTACTTTCACGAATATCgttatttacttttatattgCAGACTAATTGCCAGTcgaaatattttatgaaaaaaaacccatagattTTCTTTcgtattttaattcatttttcaacttttgtaaaaaattataattgaattacaataaaaaaatgtttatgtgcTATAAGTCTTGATATGATAGCACTTTCCGATGTTTTATCCCAAGAAAGCCTGCATGACACGTTTCTGTTTCTGCACAGTGGTGTCAAACTCTGGAATATCGTCAACAATATGGTGACGCACGTGTTTGTGATCTTTGACCTGGATCTTATCGTCGGCAAATCTGCACATGCGCCGTCGGATCCAAACTTTACCTCCAGGTTTCGGAGCATTTATATCGTTGtccttaataaattaaaaaaatcattttttttttgtaattatataattattcatgattgttttgtttataaaagctTTTGTGCTCGTGGTTTTCAAGAATACACAAAAACTTCAATTCTTTACTTAATTGATAATCAAGCGTACAGGtaggtataatttttttactgtACAAGAAGACAgtgagtgaaaaaaaaatttaatttctaataAAGAAAACCACTCATAAATTCATCAatcaaaaaaagtttttctgTTGATTTACTTTCGATAGACAAAAATGCCATTCATCAAGTACGTCAAGTGAAAAGAAGTGAAAAGTCAACTGCTCTAACAAAATTACTCAATATTTTCACATCTACATGAAACTGTTAATTCCGACTGAGACAATGATGATTTGTAAACCATGTGATACTTACGTCTACGACATATCGTGCCAGTTTGGGTAACTTCATGTGCATTTTAGATTTTCCGCCATATTTCACATGGAACGCCATGATCCTGTTTTCCAGGAAAGACAGATTTTTATCATTGGATTCGTAATCGTCATAATGTGGAAGCATATCGTGCTCTGGGTCCTTTTTATCCATCAGTCTTTTGTGGATATTCTCGTTGACAAATTTCATTGCCGTTTGCCAGTTCCCGCTTGGCTTTTTCTGTTTCGAGAACGAGTCCGCCCCGGGTATTGCGGGTAAATTTAGTTCTTTCTCGTCTTCTGCACCGATAAGAGTCGGTACATTTTCGAGGCTTGTAACTTGAAGTTCTTTTGATTGCTGTGCTGCATTCGGAACTTGGAATTGCGTTCTTGCTGCCATGTCCGATTTTTGGGTTTCAAATACTACTTCGTTTTTGGCACTTCCTCcgtggttttcttttttaagaagGATTTCCTCCTGCGTTCGTTCCTCTCGTATGTTGGGTAGATCCACCCGCTGGTCTTTGCGGGGAACTTCCGTAATCAGAACCGGTTTCACGGATTTCGTTTCATCTCGAGGCGTATTCTCTGAGGATTTTTGTCCATTCTTTGGATTACTATCAGTGACACTGGCTGGCTTGTTGTGGTTTGCGAGGATTTTCAACAGTGACGTATCACTTGCGTCATTATCGAGGTAATTTGGAAGCGAAGCTAACGATTGAAGCGAGGCTGCCTTGCTTCTGCTACCTTCGAAATTCGACTGAGTTTCGGAAGGGTTTCTTTTTCGAGGCTTCTTCCCCCGGACTTTTCCCTTCTTCCTCGAACCGATTTGTTTCTTTGAATTCTCGTTTTCGAAGTCAATAATCTCGGCTTCCATCATCTGCCGCAAAGATTCACGGATTTCCAACAAGCTTCTGGGCTTCCGAACCGGTTGATTCCGTCGATTCGCTCGAAGTGTCAGGGCCACGCTTGTCTTTGCGACAGGTGGGTTATCTTTTCGAGCTGCTGCCTTTTCCTTCATGAGCTCTTTATAGAATACAGCCCCTGCTGTGTACGGTTCTACAATGGTTGACTTCCCGTCCTTGAACCACTGTAGCAACTGTTGCAACATGGTGTCCCTATCTGGAAGAGTTTTGGACATTTTCAAAGGTGGAAGAGGTTTCGACTGAGGTAAAGACTCCTCCGTCATTTTAAAGTGGAGAAATTGAAGGAAAGGCACCAAATGTCCCTGTTTCATATTCATCCGAGTTTCAAGCTTTGCTTTCACGTATTCTCGCATGATATCCAGCGTGGCCGTGTTCTTCTTTCCGACAATTCGGTCATAGTTTTTGGTATCTAGAATAAACACTTCCGTGTTAGCCGTACACTTGACTGTATGCATGTAGGTGCTCAAGTTGTTCAAAATCTCGATGTCGCCAAGAACCTCGCGGTCCTGAATCGAACACAAGTCCACGTGTCGCTCCTTCATATACTTCTCCACCGCCGCGTAACCCTCGGTCCGCCTAATGACGAGTTCCTCGGACTTGGTCTCCCATACCGCCGGGTCCTCGTATTTTCTGAGTATTGCTTGACGTCTTGCTTCCCTATAGAAACATCAGTAAAAGACCAATTAATGGTGTTGTAAGTGCTTATAATTCACAAATTGAATAGTGGTTATACATGATCAATTGATGATACTCTGAGATTTTGGATGCTTTATAAGTAGTTCCATAAAAATCAAGCGTAACGActataatttacacaactaaACATGAAAGAAACAATCGGAAAACATTGCTCGGCTTTTTCCGTCAATTCTCGACTTTACGGAAAGGCCGAGCGATGTTCCGATTGATGAAAGAACTATACAACGACGACGTTCtaactaaactaaactaaacaACATTACTGCATGGAAACTTTTgaacaacaaaaataatattccaTACAGTTCATATGAAACACATAACTGGCCTCTAACATATTGTTTActtactttctttttttcctttgtgCATGTGAAAAATTACAATAGATCAATCCTCTTTTTAAGATTATATTTCCTCATCTGAGTTTCTTCACTATCAAATCATGCTACAGGTACTTTAATTGAACATGacgaaaaaaatatgaaacatttttaaagagcAAGGGAAAATTCTAAACCCTCATCTTTTCAAATGAAAAGAAACGTATGTGATTTACCACTCTTTTCAataaaaagatacatgtacaataggTCACAAATATGATTGCTAAAGTCATAATTACTGATCAGTACCTGAGATGTTCAAACTCCACGGCGTAGATGTCGATGCCGGCCTCAAACGGCCACAGATGTGGGTACTGTTTCTGATGCTTGTGGGGTTCCACGATGACATTAGCCTGACCTCTGTAAGCAATAATTGTTATATTATGGTGTCCCATAAGATATGATGCCAAAAACCTTAATAACTTCGTtaattaattctaaaatttacattaaaataacgAAACAAATGCACACAGACACATGTCCAGGGATTTTAGTTTTCACTtgagtaaaaaaataaacacgaCATACAATCACGTATTcactttatttttacaaagtgaCCACGTGACCGGATATTTACTTGAGTATAAAATGGAGTCCTTGGACTGGTTCCCCTTGCTTTATCAGCACTGTGTCAAAGATGAACGTCTCCCTCCTCAGACTCATCTCAAGGAGCTTCTTCAGCTTAGTGGGCATGTGCGAGAAGAACGGATGGGAATCGATGAAGTCGCTTATCTCCGCAAACTCCTTCTCTGTATCCAACTACAAGCGAGAA
This genomic interval carries:
- the LOC128163204 gene encoding uncharacterized protein LOC128163204 isoform X6 produces the protein MAMDSVKDTITKPKALRTEPELRLLVDFFRKKSPLMQNLDTNILMDIGRNCSYHRSTRDDIIIKQGEKGDALKEEDEFNRMRVDDYGFYIILNGSVSVYIDPRMTGEEEGGHWTPLRQHKTPSPAPSSFSGTPEPGQPDQPRVKSAHALEPLAEEEEDEDGEEGKEKGTMRKPAPKKLAVLDRSKFGKFIVSYGPGKSFGEVALVKRESFRNASIIADEDLDLLVIGQDLFDRSLKLDTEKEFAEISDFIDSHPFFSHMPTKLKKLLEMSLRRETFIFDTVLIKQGEPVQGLHFILKGQANVIVEPHKHQKQYPHLWPFEAGIDIYAVEFEHLREARRQAILRKYEDPAVWETKSEELVIRRTEGYAAVEKYMKERHVDLCSIQDREVLGDIEILNNLSTYMHTVKCTANTEVFILDTKNYDRIVGKKNTATLDIMREYVKAKLETRMNMKQGHLVPFLQFLHFKMTEESLPQSKPLPPLKMSKTLPDRDTMLQQLLQWFKDGKSTIVEPYTAGAVFYKELMKEKAAARKDNPPVAKTSVALTLRANRRNQPVRKPRSLLEIRESLRQMMEAEIIDFENENSKKQIGSRKKGKVRGKKPRKRNPSETQSNFEGSRSKAASLQSLASLPNYLDNDASDTSLLKILANHNKPASVTDSNPKNGQKSSENTPRDETKSVKPVLITEVPRKDQRVDLPNIREERTQEEILLKKENHGGSAKNEVVFETQKSDMAARTQFQVPNAAQQSKELQVTSLENVPTLIGAEDEKELNLPAIPGADSFSKQKKPSGNWQTAMKFVNENIHKRLMDKKDPEHDMLPHYDDYESNDKNLSFLENRIMAFHVKYGGKSKMHMKLPKLARYVVDDNDINAPKPGGKVWIRRRMCRFADDKIQVKDHKHVRHHIVDDIPEFDTTVQKQKRVMQAFLG
- the LOC128163204 gene encoding uncharacterized protein LOC128163204 isoform X3: MAMDSVKDTITKPKALRTEPELRLLVDFFRKKSPLMQNLDTNILMDIGRNCSYHRSTRDDIIIKQGEKGDALKEEDEFNRMRVDDYGDIPEDDCFYIILNGSVSVYIDPRMTGEEEGGHWTPLRQHKTPSPAPSSFSGTPEPGQPDQPRVKSAHALEPLAEEEEDEDGEEGKEKGTMRKPAPKKLAVLDRSKFGKFIVSYGPGKSFGEVALVKRESFRNASIIADEDLDLLVIGQDLFDRSLKLDTEKEFAEISDFIDSHPFFSHMPTKLKKLLEMSLRRETFIFDTVLIKQGEPVQGLHFILKGQANVIVEPHKHQKQYPHLWPFEAGIDIYAVEFEHLREARRQAILRKYEDPAVWETKSEELVIRRTEGYAAVEKYMKERHVDLCSIQDREVLGDIEILNNLSTYMHTVKCTANTEVFILDTKNYDRIVGKKNTATLDIMREYVKAKLETRMNMKQGHLVPFLQFLHFKMTEESLPQSKPLPPLKMSKTLPDRDTMLQQLLQWFKDGKSTIVEPYTAGAVFYKELMKEKAAARKDNPPVAKTSVALTLRANRRNQPVRKPRSLLEIRESLRQMMEAEIIDFENENSKKQIGSRKKGKVRGKKPRKRNPSETQSNFEGSRSKAASLQSLASLPNYLDNDASDTSLLKILANHNKPASVTDSNPKNGQKSSENTPRDETKSVKPVLITEVPRKDQRVDLPNIREERTQEEILLKKENHGGSAKNEVVFETQKSDMAARTQFQVPNAAQQSKELQVTSLENVPTLIGAEDEKELNLPAIPGADSFSKQKKPSGNWQTAMKFVNENIHKRLMDKKDPEHDMLPHYDDYESNDKNLSFLENRIMAFHVKYGGKSKMHMKLPKLARYVVDDNDINAPKPGGKVWIRRRMCRFADDKIQVKDHKHVRHHIVDDIPEFDTTVQKQKRVMQAFLG